A region of Paractinoplanes abujensis DNA encodes the following proteins:
- the gnd gene encoding phosphogluconate dehydrogenase (NAD(+)-dependent, decarboxylating), translating to MRGNTMQLGLIGLGRMGGNMRDRIRAAGHEVVGYDHHPENSDVANLAELVSKLTAPRAIWTMVPAGKITEDAINELAGLLEPGDIIIDGGNSKFTDDGPRAERLKPKGIKYLDVGVSGGIWGKENGYALMVGGDAEDVARVQPIFDALKPAGEFGFAHAGTHGAGHYAKMIHNGIEYGMMQAYGEGYEILIASELVHNVPAVIKSWREGSVVKSWLLDLLDRALDEDPTLSGLKGYVDDTGEGRWTVDEAIRLAVPAHVLAASIFNRFESRQDDSPAMKAVAALRQQFGGHAVKR from the coding sequence ATTAGGGGGAACACCATGCAGCTCGGCCTCATCGGTCTCGGCCGAATGGGTGGGAACATGCGCGACCGGATCCGCGCAGCCGGACACGAGGTGGTCGGCTACGACCACCACCCGGAGAACAGCGACGTGGCCAACCTGGCCGAACTGGTCTCGAAGCTCACGGCGCCGCGGGCCATCTGGACCATGGTCCCGGCCGGCAAGATCACCGAGGACGCCATCAACGAGCTCGCCGGGCTGCTCGAGCCGGGCGACATCATCATCGACGGCGGCAACTCCAAGTTCACCGACGACGGCCCGCGGGCCGAGCGTCTCAAGCCCAAGGGCATCAAGTACCTCGACGTCGGCGTTTCCGGTGGCATCTGGGGCAAGGAGAACGGGTACGCCCTCATGGTCGGGGGCGACGCCGAGGACGTGGCGCGCGTTCAGCCGATCTTCGACGCGCTCAAGCCGGCCGGCGAGTTCGGCTTCGCGCACGCCGGCACGCACGGCGCCGGTCACTACGCCAAGATGATCCACAACGGCATCGAGTACGGGATGATGCAGGCGTACGGCGAGGGTTACGAGATCCTCATCGCGTCCGAGCTCGTCCACAACGTGCCCGCCGTGATCAAGAGCTGGCGTGAGGGCTCCGTCGTCAAGTCGTGGCTGCTCGACCTGCTCGACCGGGCGCTCGACGAGGACCCGACGCTCTCCGGCCTCAAGGGTTACGTCGACGACACCGGCGAGGGCCGCTGGACGGTCGACGAGGCCATCCGCCTCGCCGTGCCGGCCCACGTCCTGGCGGCGTCGATCTTCAACCGGTTCGAGTCCCGTCAGGACGACTCGCCCGCGATGAAGGCTGTGGCGGCTCTGCGTCAGCAGTTCGGCGGCCACGCCGTCAAGCGCTGA
- the dnaN gene encoding DNA polymerase III subunit beta produces MKFRVERDALADAVAWTAKSLPSRPSVPVLAGVMLRVTDSRLQVSGFDYEVSSQVTVDVQADADGAALVSGRLLAEITKALPAKPVDIAAVGAHLELVCGSARFTLPTMPVEDYPSLPEMPSSAGTVDAAAFAAAVAQVAIAAGRDETLPMMTGVRIELNGSNMAMLATDRYRLAMREMEWDPDDPEISLNALVPAKTLNDTAKTLGPLGGSVVLALAQGNAGEGMIGFAGGTRRTTSRLLDGANYPPVRSLFPASSNAQAQIGVAALVEVVRRVALVAERTTPVLLSFSEDGLVVEAGGTEEARASEAMEATFTGEPLTIGFNPQYLIDGLQNLGAPNAIFSFVDAFKPAVISPASENGEIVPGYRYLIMPIRVTR; encoded by the coding sequence ATGAAGTTCCGGGTGGAGCGAGACGCACTCGCCGACGCCGTGGCGTGGACGGCGAAGAGCCTGCCCAGCCGGCCGTCGGTGCCGGTGCTCGCCGGCGTCATGCTGCGCGTCACCGACAGCCGACTCCAGGTCTCCGGCTTCGACTACGAGGTCTCCAGCCAGGTCACCGTGGATGTGCAGGCCGACGCCGACGGTGCGGCGCTCGTCTCCGGGCGGCTGCTCGCCGAGATCACCAAGGCGCTGCCGGCCAAGCCGGTCGACATCGCGGCCGTGGGCGCGCACCTCGAGCTGGTCTGCGGCAGCGCCCGCTTCACCCTGCCGACAATGCCCGTTGAGGACTACCCCAGCCTGCCCGAGATGCCGTCGAGCGCCGGCACGGTCGACGCGGCTGCCTTCGCCGCTGCTGTGGCCCAGGTGGCCATCGCCGCCGGTCGTGACGAGACGCTGCCGATGATGACCGGCGTGCGCATCGAGCTGAACGGGTCGAACATGGCCATGCTGGCTACCGACCGCTACCGCCTGGCCATGCGCGAGATGGAGTGGGACCCGGACGACCCCGAGATCAGCCTCAACGCGCTCGTCCCGGCCAAGACGCTGAACGACACGGCGAAGACCCTGGGCCCGCTCGGTGGCTCGGTGGTGCTGGCGCTCGCGCAGGGCAACGCGGGCGAGGGCATGATCGGTTTCGCCGGTGGCACCCGCCGCACGACGAGCCGCCTGCTCGACGGGGCCAACTACCCGCCGGTCCGCTCGCTCTTCCCGGCCAGCAGCAACGCGCAGGCCCAGATCGGTGTGGCCGCGCTCGTCGAGGTCGTCCGCCGCGTCGCGCTGGTCGCCGAGCGCACCACCCCGGTGCTGCTGAGCTTCAGTGAGGACGGACTGGTCGTGGAGGCCGGTGGGACGGAGGAGGCGCGGGCCAGCGAGGCCATGGAGGCCACGTTCACCGGCGAGCCGCTGACCATCGGCTTCAACCCGCAGTATCTGATCGACGGTCTGCAGAACCTGGGCGCGCCCAACGCGATCTTCTCGTTCGTCGACGCATTCAAGCCCGCTGTGATCTCCCCCGCATCCGAAAACGGCGAAATCGTGCCCGGTTACCGCTATCTGATCATGCCGATCCGGGTAACCCGCTGA
- the dnaA gene encoding chromosomal replication initiator protein DnaA, with protein sequence MADQVDLGGVWKATLDELADEIASRQQRAYLQLTKLRAIVEDTALLAVPDAFTRDVIESRLRPAITEALSRRLNRPIQVAVTVKPPEDGTGLPGTVYGTPVEPPVEQEPEAQPRHYAEAPRQPEPPAYDSFPPGSAQRPAYPRGVPVARGGQEALFGDPTPAPPAPMSRGGVPVAHVTEKAESNDAPAHRMASDPSQLRDNGRRPDEHQQPYGGGSDPRDDTLQMRGGDNGPGRDHRDLRPSSNPRGTNDGNRLNPKYMFETFVIGSSNRFAHAAAVAVAESPAKAYNPLFIYGSSGLGKTHLLHAIGHYATTLGHARSVRYVSTEEFTNDFINSLRDDKTQAFQRRYRDVDILLIDDIQFLENRERTQEEFFHTFNTLHNANKQIVISSDRSPRQLATLEDRMRTRFEWGLLADIQPPDLETRIAILQKKAAQERMYAPDDVLEFIASRVSNSIRELEGALIRVTAFASLTRSPVQLSLAEEVLRDFMPDGAGPEITADQIMVSTADYFGVSLEDLRGHSRSRVLVNARQVAMYLCRELTELSLPRIGQAFGGRDHTTVMHADRKIRQHMAERRSLYNQIAELTNRIKQNT encoded by the coding sequence GTGGCCGATCAGGTCGACCTGGGCGGTGTGTGGAAGGCGACGCTGGATGAACTGGCCGACGAGATCGCGTCGCGTCAGCAGCGTGCCTATCTGCAGCTGACAAAGCTCCGCGCCATCGTCGAGGACACCGCGCTGCTGGCCGTGCCCGACGCCTTCACCCGCGACGTCATCGAGTCGCGCCTGCGCCCCGCGATCACCGAGGCGCTGAGCCGCCGGCTGAACCGCCCGATACAGGTCGCGGTGACGGTCAAGCCCCCGGAGGACGGCACCGGTCTGCCCGGCACGGTGTACGGCACGCCCGTCGAGCCTCCGGTCGAGCAGGAGCCCGAGGCGCAGCCCCGGCACTATGCGGAGGCTCCGCGCCAGCCCGAACCGCCGGCGTACGACTCCTTCCCGCCCGGCTCGGCGCAGCGCCCCGCGTACCCGCGCGGAGTGCCCGTGGCCCGGGGCGGCCAGGAGGCACTTTTCGGCGACCCGACGCCCGCACCGCCGGCCCCGATGAGCCGCGGCGGCGTCCCAGTGGCGCATGTCACTGAGAAGGCTGAATCCAACGATGCGCCAGCCCACCGGATGGCGTCGGATCCGTCCCAGTTGCGGGACAACGGACGCCGGCCCGACGAGCACCAGCAGCCTTATGGCGGCGGCAGCGATCCCCGCGACGACACGTTGCAGATGCGCGGTGGCGACAACGGCCCCGGCCGTGACCACCGTGACCTGCGCCCGTCGAGCAATCCACGCGGCACCAACGACGGCAACCGGCTCAACCCGAAGTACATGTTCGAGACGTTCGTCATCGGCTCGTCCAACCGCTTCGCGCACGCGGCTGCCGTCGCCGTCGCCGAGTCGCCCGCCAAGGCGTACAACCCGCTGTTCATCTACGGCAGCTCCGGTCTGGGCAAGACCCACCTGCTGCACGCGATCGGCCACTACGCGACGACCCTCGGTCATGCCCGAAGCGTCCGCTATGTGTCCACCGAGGAATTCACCAACGACTTCATCAACAGCCTGCGCGACGACAAGACGCAGGCTTTCCAGCGGCGTTACCGCGACGTCGACATCCTGCTGATCGACGACATCCAGTTCCTGGAGAACCGCGAGCGGACGCAGGAGGAGTTCTTCCACACCTTCAACACGCTGCACAACGCGAACAAGCAGATCGTGATCAGCTCGGACCGTTCGCCCCGCCAGCTGGCCACGCTGGAAGACCGCATGCGTACCCGCTTCGAGTGGGGTCTGCTGGCCGACATCCAGCCGCCCGACCTCGAGACGCGCATCGCGATCCTGCAGAAGAAGGCCGCCCAGGAACGCATGTATGCGCCCGACGACGTTCTCGAGTTCATCGCGTCGCGCGTCTCCAACTCGATCCGCGAACTGGAGGGCGCCCTCATCCGGGTCACCGCGTTCGCCAGCCTCACCCGGTCCCCGGTCCAGCTCTCCCTGGCCGAGGAAGTGCTGCGTGACTTCATGCCCGACGGCGCCGGCCCCGAGATCACTGCCGACCAGATCATGGTCTCCACTGCCGACTACTTCGGTGTCAGCCTGGAGGACCTGCGCGGTCACTCCCGCTCCCGGGTGCTCGTGAACGCACGCCAGGTCGCCATGTATCTCTGCCGCGAGCTGACGGAACTCTCCCTCCCACGCATCGGTCAGGCCTTCGGCGGCCGCGACCACACCACGGTCATGCACGCCGACCGCAAGATCCGCCAGCACATGGCCGAGCGGCGGTCGCTCTACAACCAGATCGCCGAGCTGACCAACCGCATCAAACAAAACACCTAG
- the rpmH gene encoding 50S ribosomal protein L34 — protein sequence MSKRTYQPNNRRRAKTHGFRLRMRTRAGRAILASRRSKGRDKLSA from the coding sequence GTGAGCAAGCGCACCTACCAGCCGAACAACCGCCGGCGTGCCAAGACCCACGGCTTCCGGCTGCGCATGCGCACCCGTGCCGGTCGCGCCATTCTGGCGTCCCGCCGTTCCAAGGGCCGCGACAAGCTGTCGGCCTGA
- the rnpA gene encoding ribonuclease P protein component → MLAAAQRLRRGADFAAAIRGGRRVGRGTVVVHLLLEEPVQASAARAGFVVSKAVGNAVTRNKVKRRLRHLVRPVLDELPGGSMLVVRALPASAHASYATLGSDLSAAVTAARKPRRTR, encoded by the coding sequence GTGCTGGCCGCGGCTCAGCGACTGCGGCGTGGTGCCGACTTCGCCGCAGCCATTCGCGGTGGCCGCCGAGTCGGCCGGGGCACGGTTGTCGTTCATCTGCTTCTCGAGGAGCCGGTGCAAGCCTCTGCGGCGCGCGCCGGCTTCGTCGTATCCAAAGCCGTGGGCAACGCCGTGACCCGTAACAAGGTCAAGCGTCGTCTGCGGCACCTGGTGCGCCCGGTGCTCGACGAGTTGCCCGGCGGTTCGATGCTGGTCGTCCGGGCCCTCCCGGCCTCGGCCCACGCCTCGTACGCCACTCTCGGCTCCGACCTGTCGGCCGCGGTGACGGCGGCCCGCAAGCCGCGGCGGACGCGATGA
- the yidD gene encoding membrane protein insertion efficiency factor YidD, whose translation MSLLARVLTALVVAYRRYVSPVLPARCRFYPSCSAYSQEALARHGAVKGTGLTVWRLLRCHPFHPGGYDPVPDPIRHRPADVTGA comes from the coding sequence ATGAGCCTGCTTGCCCGCGTGCTGACCGCGTTAGTGGTCGCGTACCGTCGTTATGTGAGTCCGGTGCTGCCGGCTCGCTGTCGGTTCTATCCCTCGTGCAGTGCGTACAGCCAGGAGGCACTGGCGCGACACGGCGCGGTGAAAGGGACAGGTCTGACGGTCTGGCGGCTCCTGCGCTGCCACCCCTTCCACCCTGGCGGGTACGACCCGGTACCTGACCCGATCCGTCACCGTCCTGCCGATGTGACTGGAGCCTGA
- the yidC gene encoding membrane protein insertase YidC — translation MSLDWIYYAISWILLRWHALWDFIGVPDGRFIGSNWSWILAIVFLVVTVRVILFPVFVKQIKSQRAMQALQPKVKELQEKHKGDRETLQKEMMELYRTEKANPLMGCLPMFLQIPVFLGLFHTLRRLNPDNQGKTLYGWTVEQFESATHASLFTAPLAGKFGSTAEELNALQANGTTVKIIAGILVLIMMATTYLTSRQMILKTGWAEDPQQKMIQRLMLYGIPASLLISGALFPIGVIIYWVTNNLFTLAQQQWVLRKFPPPPMAGKSGSSSTARPSGPPAKKPAAGGKAPQSPVQPGRSGGLFGRNKPAPEPEKPVVDTKALAPKPGAKPVNPKRGGRPASKPKG, via the coding sequence TTGAGTCTCGACTGGATCTACTACGCCATTTCGTGGATCCTCCTGCGCTGGCATGCCCTCTGGGACTTCATCGGCGTGCCCGACGGCCGGTTCATCGGCTCGAACTGGTCCTGGATCCTGGCGATCGTCTTCCTCGTGGTGACGGTCCGGGTCATCCTCTTCCCCGTCTTCGTCAAGCAGATCAAGAGCCAGCGGGCCATGCAGGCGCTGCAGCCCAAGGTCAAGGAGCTGCAGGAGAAGCACAAGGGTGACCGGGAGACGCTCCAGAAAGAAATGATGGAGCTGTACCGGACGGAGAAGGCGAACCCGCTGATGGGCTGCCTTCCGATGTTCCTGCAGATCCCCGTCTTCCTCGGGCTTTTCCACACGCTGCGCCGCCTCAACCCCGACAACCAGGGCAAGACCCTGTACGGGTGGACCGTCGAGCAGTTCGAGAGCGCCACCCACGCGTCGCTGTTCACCGCGCCGCTGGCGGGCAAGTTCGGCTCCACCGCCGAAGAGCTCAACGCCCTGCAGGCCAACGGCACCACGGTAAAGATCATCGCCGGCATCCTGGTGCTCATCATGATGGCGACGACCTACCTGACCAGCCGCCAGATGATCCTCAAGACCGGCTGGGCCGAGGACCCGCAGCAGAAGATGATCCAGCGACTGATGCTCTACGGCATCCCGGCCTCGCTGCTCATCTCCGGCGCGCTCTTCCCCATCGGCGTGATCATCTACTGGGTCACGAACAACCTGTTCACCCTGGCCCAGCAGCAGTGGGTGCTCCGCAAGTTCCCGCCGCCGCCGATGGCCGGCAAGAGCGGCTCGTCCTCGACGGCGCGCCCCTCCGGCCCGCCCGCCAAGAAGCCCGCCGCCGGCGGCAAAGCCCCGCAGAGCCCGGTGCAGCCCGGCCGCAGCGGTGGTCTGTTCGGACGCAACAAGCCGGCCCCCGAGCCGGAGAAGCCGGTGGTCGACACCAAGGCGCTCGCCCCCAAGCCCGGTGCCAAACCGGTGAATCCCAAGCGGGGCGGCCGACCGGCGAGCAAACCCAAGGGATGA
- a CDS encoding Jag family protein, with protein sequence MTDTSTPESSVSAEATAAPEEAKASESVASDGDLFRQSEIAADYIEGLLDILDYDGDIDELVSAGRPMVEVVGGRLQPLVGQRGATLEALQELTRLAIFRQTGSPSRLLLDIGGYRASRRKELAAVARNAVEKVKEHGDPVRLEAMSAFERKCVHDVVNAISGVQSESEGVEPNRRIVVRVAD encoded by the coding sequence GTGACCGACACCAGCACGCCCGAATCGTCAGTCTCCGCCGAGGCAACGGCCGCGCCCGAAGAGGCGAAGGCGTCCGAGAGCGTCGCATCCGACGGCGACCTGTTCCGGCAGAGCGAGATCGCCGCTGACTACATCGAGGGCCTGCTCGACATCCTCGACTACGACGGCGACATCGACGAGCTCGTGTCGGCGGGCCGGCCCATGGTGGAGGTCGTCGGCGGCCGGCTGCAGCCACTGGTCGGCCAGCGCGGCGCCACGCTGGAGGCGCTGCAGGAACTGACCCGCCTGGCGATCTTCCGGCAGACCGGTTCGCCGTCGCGCCTGCTGCTCGATATCGGTGGGTACAGGGCTTCGCGCCGCAAGGAACTGGCCGCCGTGGCCCGCAACGCGGTCGAGAAGGTCAAGGAGCACGGCGACCCCGTACGCCTCGAGGCCATGTCGGCGTTCGAGCGCAAGTGCGTGCACGACGTGGTCAACGCGATCAGCGGCGTGCAGAGCGAGTCCGAGGGTGTCGAGCCCAACCGCCGCATCGTGGTGCGCGTGGCGGACTGA
- the rsmG gene encoding 16S rRNA (guanine(527)-N(7))-methyltransferase RsmG, translating to MAEVAAQVFGDRLGLAVDYARLLVTDGVVRGLIGPREAPRIWERHLVNCAVVSNMIPIGASVVDVGSGAGLPGIVLAVARPDLRITLVEPLARRTAFLSEAVTALGLESTVTVVRGRAEDVVDGPPAGADVVTARAVAPLDRLAGWCLPLARVGGRLLALKGASAAEEAAEHRAAVAALGGSEPVVRLCGEGLIDPPTTVLEVVVLSRPKPSTRAAGSGRDTAGRSGKRGSGRGRPRRG from the coding sequence ATCGCGGAGGTAGCGGCACAGGTTTTCGGCGACCGGCTGGGGCTGGCTGTGGACTACGCGCGGCTGCTCGTCACCGACGGCGTCGTGCGTGGTCTGATCGGGCCCCGGGAGGCTCCTCGAATCTGGGAACGTCACCTGGTCAATTGCGCTGTAGTGTCCAACATGATCCCTATCGGCGCTTCCGTCGTTGACGTGGGGTCTGGTGCCGGTTTGCCCGGTATCGTGCTGGCAGTGGCCCGACCGGATTTACGCATCACCCTGGTCGAGCCACTGGCACGACGCACCGCGTTCCTGTCGGAAGCGGTGACCGCCCTCGGCCTCGAATCGACCGTCACGGTCGTCCGGGGCCGCGCCGAGGACGTCGTCGACGGACCCCCCGCCGGCGCCGATGTCGTCACGGCGCGTGCGGTCGCCCCGCTCGACCGGTTGGCCGGCTGGTGCCTGCCGCTGGCCCGGGTCGGCGGTCGGCTCCTGGCGCTCAAGGGCGCCTCGGCCGCCGAGGAAGCGGCGGAGCACCGCGCTGCGGTAGCTGCCCTGGGCGGCTCCGAACCGGTGGTCCGGCTGTGTGGCGAGGGGTTGATCGACCCACCCACGACAGTGCTCGAGGTCGTCGTGCTGTCGAGGCCGAAGCCGTCCACCCGGGCGGCCGGCTCGGGGCGCGACACGGCCGGGCGGTCCGGCAAGCGCGGTTCCGGGCGAGGGAGACCGCGGAGGGGATAG
- a CDS encoding ParA family protein, which produces MSPTDPFLNNRDKTVHEYGVSRETKSPLDSDRASGAGVGGQSGAINTGEQGVPSPRMSSNYSGGGQIYGSPAQPPAVDEPRRSAPAPRSGPPAAASIPAPVSAAPVSASPVSDTPVSPVDPPLGPDEHVSRETPGRDEDDPPLAMEALRAVQILNPSGEITMPRPDHPRVLCVANQKGGVGKTTTTVNLAVALALHGNRVLVVDLDPQGNASTGLNVPHHAGVPDVYDCLIDNVPLSEVAQPVEGIPNLWCVPATIDLAGAEIELVSVVARESRLARAIAAHPEQFDYVFIDCPPSLGLLTVNALCAAQEVLIPIQCEYYALEGLNQLINNINLVRQHLNPTLDVSTILLTMYDRRTRLADAVEQDVRNHFGSKVLNAVIPRNVRVSEAPSYGQSVMTYDPGSRGATSYFEAALEIAMRGVNTGGNA; this is translated from the coding sequence GTGTCGCCGACCGACCCGTTCCTCAATAACAGGGATAAAACGGTGCATGAGTACGGTGTTTCACGTGAAACCAAGTCACCTCTCGACAGCGATCGCGCGTCAGGGGCGGGCGTGGGCGGTCAAAGTGGCGCAATCAACACCGGCGAACAGGGCGTGCCGTCGCCTCGCATGAGCAGCAACTACTCCGGCGGTGGCCAGATCTACGGTTCGCCCGCCCAGCCTCCGGCCGTCGACGAACCCCGCCGTTCGGCTCCCGCCCCACGTTCCGGCCCGCCGGCTGCAGCCTCGATCCCTGCACCCGTGTCGGCCGCTCCGGTGTCCGCATCCCCCGTCTCGGACACCCCCGTGTCCCCGGTTGACCCCCCATTGGGGCCGGACGAACACGTTTCACGTGAAACGCCGGGCCGGGATGAAGACGATCCGCCCCTGGCCATGGAAGCGTTGCGAGCTGTGCAGATCCTCAACCCGAGCGGCGAGATCACGATGCCGCGTCCGGACCACCCGAGGGTGCTCTGCGTCGCGAACCAGAAGGGCGGCGTCGGTAAGACCACCACGACGGTGAACCTCGCCGTAGCGCTGGCGCTGCATGGCAACCGGGTTCTCGTCGTTGACCTCGACCCACAGGGCAACGCGTCGACCGGGCTCAACGTGCCGCACCACGCCGGCGTGCCGGATGTCTACGACTGCTTGATCGACAACGTACCGCTGTCGGAGGTCGCCCAGCCGGTCGAGGGCATTCCGAACCTGTGGTGCGTACCAGCGACGATCGACTTGGCCGGTGCGGAGATTGAGCTGGTCTCGGTCGTCGCTCGCGAGTCGCGGCTCGCGCGGGCCATTGCGGCGCACCCCGAGCAGTTCGACTACGTGTTCATCGACTGCCCGCCCTCGCTCGGCCTGCTGACGGTCAACGCGTTGTGCGCCGCGCAAGAGGTCCTCATTCCGATCCAGTGCGAGTACTACGCGCTGGAAGGCCTGAACCAACTGATCAACAACATCAACCTGGTACGCCAGCACCTCAACCCGACGCTGGACGTTTCCACGATCCTTCTGACCATGTACGACCGGCGTACGCGCCTGGCCGACGCGGTCGAGCAGGACGTGCGCAACCATTTCGGCAGCAAGGTTCTGAACGCCGTCATCCCCCGTAACGTGCGGGTGTCGGAGGCTCCTAGCTACGGGCAGTCCGTGATGACCTACGATCCGGGTTCACGGGGCGCGACCAGCTACTTCGAGGCCGCCCTGGAGATCGCGATGCGTGGCGTCAACACGGGAGGCAACGCATGA
- a CDS encoding ParB/RepB/Spo0J family partition protein: MKNRPRGGLGRGLGALIPTAPAAAPAAAATAEAPAPTQPQPTPEPAAHVATPAAPPAAERVDDLAPVPGARFAEISVTAIEPNSKQPRHVFEEEALDELKTSIREVGFLQPIVVREISEGRYELVMGERRWRAAQAIGRETIPAIVRETRDDAMLRDALLENIHRANLNPLEEAAAYQQLLEEFGATHEELAKRIGRSRPQISNTIRLLNLSPKVQNRVAAGVLSAGHARALLGLDDTEAQEELAKRIVAEGLSVRSTEEIVSLKVSDGPAKKAAPSRRAKVHAPALNDLAERLSDRFDTRVKVDIGRNKGKITIEFATVDDLERIVGMIGVDEEGAGGEE; the protein is encoded by the coding sequence ATGAAGAACCGTCCACGGGGCGGCCTGGGCCGCGGCCTGGGCGCTCTGATCCCCACCGCTCCCGCTGCCGCGCCGGCCGCTGCTGCCACCGCGGAGGCACCGGCGCCTACGCAGCCTCAGCCCACCCCTGAGCCCGCCGCGCACGTCGCGACTCCCGCGGCGCCGCCGGCTGCCGAACGGGTCGACGACCTGGCGCCGGTCCCGGGAGCGCGTTTCGCCGAGATCTCGGTGACGGCGATCGAGCCGAACTCCAAGCAGCCTCGTCACGTCTTCGAGGAGGAGGCGCTCGACGAGCTCAAGACCTCAATCCGGGAGGTCGGCTTCCTCCAGCCGATCGTGGTCCGGGAGATCAGCGAGGGTCGCTACGAGCTCGTCATGGGTGAGCGCCGGTGGCGGGCCGCCCAGGCGATCGGCCGCGAGACGATCCCCGCGATCGTGCGGGAAACCCGCGACGACGCCATGCTGCGGGATGCGCTGCTCGAAAACATCCACCGGGCGAACCTCAACCCGCTGGAAGAGGCGGCCGCGTATCAGCAACTGCTCGAGGAATTCGGCGCCACGCACGAGGAGCTGGCCAAGCGGATCGGTCGCAGTCGCCCGCAGATCTCCAACACTATTCGGCTGCTGAACCTGTCGCCGAAGGTCCAGAACCGCGTCGCCGCGGGTGTCCTGTCGGCCGGCCACGCGCGGGCGCTGCTCGGTCTGGATGACACCGAGGCCCAGGAGGAACTGGCTAAGCGGATCGTCGCCGAAGGTCTGTCTGTGCGGTCCACCGAAGAGATCGTTTCCCTGAAGGTCTCGGACGGGCCCGCCAAGAAGGCTGCCCCCAGCCGACGAGCGAAGGTTCACGCGCCCGCTCTCAACGATCTGGCCGAGCGTTTGTCCGACCGCTTCGACACTCGAGTCAAGGTCGACATAGGACGCAACAAAGGCAAGATCACGATCGAGTTCGCCACGGTGGACGACCTCGAGAGGATAGTCGGCATGATCGGCGTCGACGAGGAAGGTGCCGGCGGAGAGGAGTAG